One stretch of Methanobacteriaceae archaeon DNA includes these proteins:
- the pyrI gene encoding aspartate carbamoyltransferase regulatory subunit: MKKPKELKVKPIKNGTVIDHITANKSLNVLKILGLPSDESKVTLAMNVQSAHMGKKDIVKIENRELASSEVDQIALIAPKATINIIRDYEIVGKGKVRLLNEIKSLLNCPNPNCISNTIEPVTGKFYVITKEPVILRCYYCERLMEEGEIESQF, encoded by the coding sequence ATGAAGAAGCCAAAAGAATTGAAGGTAAAGCCTATTAAAAATGGTACTGTAATTGATCATATCACTGCTAACAAGTCTTTAAATGTCCTGAAAATTTTAGGCCTGCCCAGTGATGAAAGTAAGGTTACCCTAGCTATGAATGTCCAGTCGGCCCATATGGGAAAAAAAGACATAGTAAAAATCGAAAACAGAGAACTGGCCTCTAGTGAAGTTGACCAAATAGCACTTATTGCTCCTAAAGCAACTATAAACATTATAAGAGATTATGAAATAGTTGGAAAAGGAAAAGTTCGTCTTTTAAATGAAATTAAAAGCCTTTTAAATTGTCCAAATCCCAACTGCATAAGCAATACCATAGAACCCGTTACTGGAAAATTTTACGTTATTACCAAAGAGCCTGTGATTTTGAGGTGTTACTATTGTGAAAGGTTAATGGAGGAAGGAGAAATTGAATCTCAATTCTAA
- a CDS encoding preprotein translocase subunit SecD, which yields MKQKGFKGFIRDRRSILLIVLVIGSLLAISAFGIQQGLDLKGGSLIQIQLEKPVDTDTMNTVTSVLDKRLNIFGVKDVKVRSSGNQYVIVEIAGVQPDQVSKIVGTPGKFVAKIGNETALNGADIVSVEAPIITDNQYAVPFKVSIGGADKFAKIAKGKAGQPVNMYLDDRLITSPEVSAELAAGNPSTSVQISGGAESKEAAEVQAKELQTLLKSGALPVKVKIVGVSSVSAELGKQFADGAFIAGILAILAISAVIMVRYRNPLLVIPIIFTTLAELVLILGTASIIHWSIDLAAIAGIIAAIGTGVDDQIIITDEVLKGKSLKDRRSRRTKFKIKSAFFIIFASAGTLIAAMLPLAYVGFARGATGIGVLSGFAFTTIIGIIVGIFVTRPVYAKFIEVLMERETDKAS from the coding sequence ATGAAGCAAAAAGGATTTAAAGGATTTATAAGGGACCGTAGATCCATACTGCTAATTGTTCTAGTCATTGGCAGTTTACTGGCCATTTCTGCTTTTGGTATTCAACAAGGGCTGGATTTAAAAGGTGGATCCCTTATCCAAATCCAGTTGGAAAAACCAGTTGATACAGATACCATGAACACCGTTACCAGTGTTTTGGATAAACGTCTGAACATATTTGGTGTAAAAGATGTAAAAGTAAGATCCAGTGGTAATCAATACGTCATTGTGGAAATTGCTGGAGTTCAACCAGACCAAGTGTCCAAAATTGTAGGTACTCCTGGTAAATTTGTGGCCAAAATAGGAAATGAAACGGCTTTAAATGGGGCAGATATTGTTAGTGTGGAGGCACCAATAATCACTGACAACCAATATGCCGTTCCATTTAAAGTAAGTATAGGTGGAGCAGATAAATTTGCTAAAATAGCTAAAGGAAAAGCCGGTCAACCAGTTAATATGTATCTGGACGATCGACTTATAACTTCTCCCGAGGTTTCTGCAGAATTAGCTGCAGGAAATCCATCTACATCCGTTCAAATCAGCGGAGGAGCTGAATCAAAAGAAGCCGCGGAAGTTCAAGCTAAAGAACTGCAAACACTGCTTAAATCAGGTGCACTACCTGTTAAAGTTAAAATTGTTGGAGTAAGTAGTGTTTCTGCAGAATTAGGTAAACAATTTGCAGATGGAGCTTTTATTGCCGGAATATTAGCTATTTTAGCTATTTCCGCAGTCATAATGGTTAGATACCGAAATCCATTACTGGTTATACCTATTATCTTCACCACGCTGGCAGAATTAGTTCTAATTCTTGGTACAGCATCAATAATTCACTGGAGTATAGATCTAGCAGCCATTGCAGGGATTATTGCGGCCATTGGAACTGGAGTAGACGATCAGATAATTATAACTGATGAAGTTCTTAAGGGAAAAAGTCTAAAAGATAGAAGAAGCCGTAGAACTAAATTCAAAATTAAAAGCGCTTTCTTCATTATCTTTGCATCTGCAGGAACTCTTATTGCGGCCATGTTACCTTTAGCATATGTTGGTTTTGCAAGAGGAGCTACTGGAATTGGTGTTTTATCTGGATTTGCATTTACTACCATAATAGGAATAATAGTGGGAATATTCGTAACCAGGCCAGTTTACGCCAAGTTCATAGAAGTTCTTATGGAAAGAGAAACAGATAAAGCAAGTTAA
- a CDS encoding protein translocase subunit SecF has translation MFKKLMESYKPLIAIPVIITLLSVILLASNGLNEGIDLKGGSLAVLSLEKSISSNDLKIMIEDGLNSTEVSVLSINNNKATVQIDSTADVEQLANLMKGTATISSFSSVGPVLSAQSLTQVYWAVGFAFLFMSITVFIIFREIVPSIAVILAALSDILIALGGMSLFGIPLSLASVGAILMLIGYSVDTDILLTTRLLKGKEGTLTERTLDALKTGLTMSVAAIASMGALYLVTIFLIPQAVVLSNIAAVLIIGLAADIIATWLMNLGILRWYLEART, from the coding sequence ATGTTTAAAAAACTAATGGAATCATATAAACCATTGATTGCAATACCAGTAATTATCACATTACTATCCGTGATATTATTGGCATCGAATGGTTTAAATGAAGGTATAGATCTTAAAGGAGGATCATTGGCTGTTTTAAGCTTAGAAAAGTCCATAAGCTCCAATGATTTAAAAATAATGATTGAAGATGGGCTTAATTCAACTGAAGTCAGTGTTCTTTCTATAAATAATAATAAGGCAACTGTTCAGATAGATAGTACTGCAGACGTAGAACAATTAGCAAATTTAATGAAAGGAACTGCTACTATTTCCAGTTTTAGTTCCGTAGGGCCCGTTTTGAGTGCACAGTCACTTACTCAAGTTTACTGGGCTGTTGGATTTGCATTTTTATTCATGTCCATAACAGTATTTATAATATTTAGAGAGATTGTTCCCTCCATAGCAGTTATTTTAGCAGCTTTGTCTGATATTTTAATTGCATTAGGGGGAATGTCATTATTTGGAATTCCACTCTCACTGGCATCCGTGGGTGCCATTTTAATGTTAATAGGTTACAGTGTAGATACAGATATTCTATTAACAACCAGATTACTGAAAGGAAAAGAAGGTACTTTAACAGAAAGAACTCTTGATGCTTTGAAGACTGGTTTAACCATGTCAGTAGCAGCAATAGCTTCAATGGGAGCATTATACTTAGTTACAATATTCTTAATACCTCAAGCGGTTGTTTTAAGTAATATTGCTGCAGTTCTTATAATTGGTCTGGCCGCAGATATCATAGCTACCTGGCTCATGAACCTTGGAATACTCAGATGGTATTTGGAGGCAAGAACATGA